The Sphingobium aromaticiconvertens genome has a segment encoding these proteins:
- a CDS encoding heavy metal-binding domain-containing protein, with the protein MSEIIVSTTSRLEGRPAKEYLGIVTGEVIVGANLFRDLFASVRDIVGGRSGAYEDVLQRAREQAIGEMRMRAATLGANAVVGVDLDYEVLGANGSMLMVSASGTAVLV; encoded by the coding sequence ATGTCCGAGATCATCGTCAGCACCACCAGCCGTCTGGAAGGACGTCCGGCGAAGGAATATCTCGGCATCGTCACCGGCGAGGTGATCGTGGGCGCCAACCTGTTCCGTGACCTGTTCGCCAGCGTTCGCGACATCGTCGGCGGACGTTCGGGCGCGTATGAGGATGTGCTTCAGCGCGCCCGCGAACAGGCGATCGGCGAAATGCGGATGCGGGCCGCGACATTGGGCGCCAATGCCGTGGTCGGCGTCGACCTCGACTATGAAGTGCTGGGTGCCAACGGGTCGATGCTGATGGTTTCGGCGTCGGGCACGGCGGTTCTGGTATAA
- a CDS encoding M14 family metallopeptidase, giving the protein MTLSITSAFDSGNIRVLSINETTGGYSADLEIVTDHQSDFYQWFHFRVAGAAGKDVTLRIVNCGGSAYPNGWEAYKARISDDRENWLLADTSYADGVLTIQVSPDANALWVAYFAPYSMERHHDLVAWAASQSGVELHELGTTLDGQPLDLLTLGEGEKQVWLYARQHPGESMAEWWMEGAIERLCDEEDAVARLLRQKATFHIVPNMNPDGSRRGHLRTNAVGVNLNREWHEPSMERSPEVFLIRAAMDATGVDFAMDVHGDEAIAAVFLAGFEGIPSITDRQVGLYRQYRDTLAARTPDFQTKLGYVEAGEGKANLAMSTNQLAERFGAVSMTLEMPFKDNDDLPDADFGWSPARSAQLGKDCLAVLAEMIDEI; this is encoded by the coding sequence ATGACCTTATCGATCACGAGCGCTTTCGACAGCGGCAACATCCGCGTTCTTTCCATCAACGAGACGACAGGCGGCTACAGTGCTGACCTGGAGATCGTCACCGACCATCAGAGCGACTTTTACCAGTGGTTCCATTTTCGTGTTGCCGGTGCAGCGGGGAAGGACGTGACGCTGCGGATCGTCAATTGCGGCGGGTCGGCCTATCCCAATGGCTGGGAGGCCTATAAGGCGCGGATCAGCGACGATCGGGAGAACTGGCTGCTGGCCGACACCAGCTATGCCGATGGCGTGCTGACGATTCAGGTGTCGCCGGACGCTAACGCGCTATGGGTCGCCTATTTCGCGCCCTATTCGATGGAGCGGCACCATGATCTGGTGGCCTGGGCGGCCAGCCAGTCGGGCGTGGAACTACACGAACTGGGCACGACGCTGGACGGCCAGCCGCTCGACCTGCTGACGCTGGGCGAAGGGGAGAAGCAGGTCTGGCTCTATGCCCGCCAGCATCCGGGCGAGAGCATGGCGGAGTGGTGGATGGAAGGCGCGATCGAGCGCCTGTGCGATGAGGAAGATGCGGTCGCGCGGTTGCTGCGGCAGAAGGCCACCTTCCATATCGTACCGAACATGAACCCGGATGGCAGCCGTCGCGGGCACCTTCGCACCAATGCGGTGGGCGTGAACCTCAACCGCGAATGGCATGAGCCGTCGATGGAGCGTAGCCCGGAGGTCTTCCTGATCCGCGCGGCGATGGATGCGACCGGCGTCGATTTCGCCATGGACGTGCATGGGGACGAGGCGATTGCTGCTGTGTTCCTGGCGGGGTTTGAGGGCATCCCTTCGATCACCGATCGTCAGGTAGGGCTGTATCGCCAATATCGTGACACGCTGGCCGCACGCACGCCCGATTTCCAGACGAAGCTGGGTTATGTCGAGGCGGGGGAGGGCAAAGCCAATCTGGCCATGTCGACCAACCAGCTTGCCGAGCGCTTTGGCGCGGTGTCGATGACGCTGGAAATGCCGTTCAAGGATAATGACGACCTGCCCGACGCCGATTTCGGCTGGTCGCCCGCGCGGTCGGCGCAACTGGGCAAGGATTGTCTGGCGGTGCTGGCGGAGATGATCGACGAGATTTGA
- a CDS encoding DUF2312 domain-containing protein gives MSEANIAADQLRLLIERVERLEEEKKGIGDDIKDVYLEAKATGYDPKIMRQIVRLRKMQPHDRQEMEAILQTYLAALGME, from the coding sequence ATGAGCGAGGCCAACATCGCCGCTGACCAGCTACGCCTTCTGATCGAGCGCGTTGAACGGCTGGAAGAGGAAAAGAAGGGCATCGGCGACGATATCAAGGACGTGTATCTGGAAGCCAAGGCCACCGGTTACGACCCCAAGATCATGCGCCAGATCGTCCGCCTGCGGAAGATGCAGCCCCATGACCGCCAGGAAATGGAAGCCATCCTCCAGACCTATCTGGCCGCGTTGGGAATGGAATAA
- the pyk gene encoding pyruvate kinase codes for MTKLQPRSRKVRILATLGPASGSPEMIRKLYLAGADAFRINMSHGAHETHAQSIAAIRALEKEFGRPTTILGDLQGPKLRVGTFERGLVVLTQGAAFVLDSDETPGNEKRVNLPHPEIYAALVPETRLLLDDGKLVLRVKQVEENRIETVVEVGGTLSNRKGVNVPDVVVPMAALTEKDRRDLSFAIEQGCDWIALSFVQRPEDLAEARKLMGGYGALMAKIEKPSAVERLEEILELADGVMVARGDLGVELPPYAVPPLQKQIVETARRLGRPVVVATQMLESMIKSPTPTRAEVSDVATAVYDGADAIMLSAETAAGDWPEEAVAMMDSIAHSVERDPGYLARLHFTETKPDPTTADALAEAASGIIGVVGASAVTCFTSSGSTVRRVARERPAAPILALTPRQDTARKLGLIWGVHAVRTKDIGTFEEMIGKARRMALRHGLTAKGRKIVVLAGVPFGTPGSTNVLHVATIHGDELKGRE; via the coding sequence ATGACGAAATTACAGCCCCGTTCGCGCAAGGTCCGCATCCTGGCGACGCTGGGCCCGGCGAGCGGTTCGCCTGAGATGATCCGTAAACTCTATCTGGCAGGCGCCGACGCCTTTCGCATTAACATGAGCCATGGCGCGCACGAAACCCATGCGCAGAGCATTGCGGCCATCCGCGCGCTGGAAAAGGAGTTCGGTCGGCCGACGACGATCCTGGGCGACCTGCAGGGACCCAAGCTGCGCGTCGGCACGTTCGAGCGAGGGCTGGTGGTGCTGACACAGGGCGCGGCATTTGTGCTGGACAGCGATGAGACGCCGGGCAACGAAAAGCGCGTTAACCTGCCGCACCCCGAAATCTATGCGGCGCTGGTGCCTGAAACGCGGCTGTTGCTGGACGACGGCAAGCTGGTTCTGCGGGTGAAGCAGGTCGAGGAAAACCGGATCGAGACGGTGGTCGAGGTCGGCGGCACACTGTCCAACCGCAAGGGTGTGAACGTGCCAGACGTGGTCGTGCCGATGGCGGCGCTGACCGAGAAGGACCGGCGCGACTTGTCCTTCGCCATCGAGCAGGGGTGCGACTGGATCGCGCTCAGTTTCGTGCAGCGGCCCGAGGATCTGGCCGAGGCGCGCAAGCTGATGGGCGGCTATGGCGCGCTGATGGCGAAGATCGAGAAGCCTTCGGCGGTCGAGCGGCTGGAGGAGATTTTGGAGCTGGCCGACGGGGTGATGGTGGCGCGCGGCGACCTGGGCGTCGAACTGCCGCCCTATGCCGTGCCGCCGCTGCAAAAGCAGATCGTTGAGACGGCAAGGCGGCTGGGTCGCCCGGTGGTCGTTGCCACGCAGATGCTGGAATCGATGATCAAGTCGCCCACGCCCACCCGCGCCGAAGTGTCGGACGTGGCCACGGCGGTCTATGACGGGGCGGACGCGATCATGCTGTCGGCCGAGACAGCGGCGGGCGACTGGCCCGAGGAAGCGGTGGCGATGATGGACAGCATTGCCCACAGTGTGGAACGCGATCCGGGCTATCTGGCGCGGCTGCACTTCACCGAAACAAAGCCCGATCCCACCACGGCCGACGCGTTGGCAGAGGCGGCGTCGGGCATCATCGGCGTGGTCGGCGCGAGTGCCGTCACCTGCTTTACCTCATCCGGCAGCACGGTGCGTCGCGTGGCGCGCGAGCGGCCGGCAGCCCCGATCCTGGCGCTGACGCCGCGACAGGACACAGCGCGCAAGCTGGGCCTCATCTGGGGTGTCCATGCGGTGCGGACCAAGGATATCGGCACGTTTGAGGAGATGATTGGCAAGGCCCGCCGCATGGCCCTGCGTCACGGCTTGACCGCCAAGGGGCGCAAGATCGTGGTGCTGGCGGGCGTCCCTTTCGGCACGCCGGGGTCGACCAACGTGCTACATGTCGCGACGATACACGGCGATGAACTGAAGGGCAGGGAGTAG
- a CDS encoding STAS/SEC14 domain-containing protein: MYSIRFRSDLNLLDIAWSAQFTPDEVANYARDLKARFVAEGFRPGYRLRMDMSDSAVQPQEALAAFQANMSDFPKASRIAIVTPSVIARMQVRRIMTQPYLRIFAQAEPALVWLLDERAIVPA, encoded by the coding sequence ATGTACAGCATTCGCTTCCGATCCGATCTCAACCTGCTGGATATTGCCTGGTCGGCGCAGTTCACGCCGGACGAGGTCGCGAACTATGCGCGCGACCTGAAGGCCCGCTTCGTGGCGGAAGGATTCCGGCCCGGCTATCGCCTGCGAATGGACATGAGCGACAGTGCGGTGCAGCCGCAGGAGGCGCTGGCGGCCTTTCAAGCCAATATGAGTGATTTTCCCAAAGCGAGCCGCATCGCCATCGTCACGCCCAGCGTCATCGCCCGGATGCAAGTGCGGCGCATCATGACCCAGCCCTATTTGCGGATTTTTGCGCAGGCCGAGCCAGCGCTGGTCTGGCTGCTGGATGAACGAGCGATAGTCCCTGCCTGA
- a CDS encoding endonuclease/exonuclease/phosphatase family protein — MLPQARSAGEEYRRRLGRRLPILAGLLMLTGCGLPLPLRIASCAEMTAPSFGAVDDQRTMTTRFSILTYNIEGLGWPARGGRAPDLRKIGVHLADLRAQGRAPDVVMFQEMFSGAAKKAVLAAGYPSIVSGPGRVMRPDGPAMDKLPGRSGIKRGEVGLRLTGGGLAIASRYPIVNSTVRAYGRRSCAGIDCLANKGILMARIAIPGVPFPIDLYNTHMNSRGASRAPARRNLAAHDRQAFEASDFINETHDDAIPLIVGGDFNMRDSQARWDNFTSRQPLMLVHKVCAEPESGCDAQMSWDGDAPWMDTQDLQFFWPGVSANIRPVRVEAMFDGGPGGPVLSDHDAFLVTYELRWPRTFASSTPSVHPACSIFMSEALSGGAPDRRGRDDLETK; from the coding sequence ATGTTGCCACAGGCCCGCAGCGCCGGGGAGGAATATCGCCGCAGGCTGGGTCGACGCCTCCCGATTCTGGCTGGTCTGTTGATGCTGACTGGTTGTGGTCTTCCTCTGCCGCTGCGGATCGCATCCTGCGCCGAGATGACTGCGCCTTCATTCGGGGCGGTTGACGATCAGCGGACCATGACCACCCGCTTTTCCATACTGACCTATAATATTGAGGGACTCGGCTGGCCTGCGCGCGGTGGTCGTGCGCCGGACCTGCGAAAGATTGGTGTGCATCTGGCGGATTTGCGCGCGCAGGGACGCGCGCCCGATGTCGTGATGTTCCAGGAAATGTTCAGCGGTGCCGCGAAAAAGGCGGTGCTGGCGGCGGGCTATCCCTCCATCGTCAGCGGACCGGGGCGCGTCATGCGCCCGGACGGCCCGGCCATGGACAAACTGCCCGGCCGGTCTGGGATCAAACGGGGTGAGGTCGGTCTGCGCCTGACGGGCGGGGGGCTGGCGATCGCGTCTCGCTATCCGATCGTGAACAGCACGGTGCGCGCCTATGGCCGCCGGTCCTGCGCGGGCATCGATTGTCTGGCGAACAAGGGCATATTGATGGCGCGAATCGCCATTCCCGGCGTTCCTTTTCCCATCGACCTCTACAACACCCATATGAATTCACGCGGGGCGTCCCGCGCGCCCGCGCGCCGCAATCTGGCGGCCCATGACCGGCAAGCGTTCGAGGCATCGGATTTCATCAATGAGACCCATGATGATGCCATCCCGTTGATCGTTGGCGGAGATTTCAACATGCGCGATTCGCAGGCGCGGTGGGACAATTTTACGTCGCGCCAGCCGTTGATGCTGGTTCACAAGGTTTGCGCTGAGCCGGAGTCCGGCTGCGATGCGCAGATGTCCTGGGATGGGGACGCCCCCTGGATGGATACGCAGGATCTGCAATTTTTCTGGCCCGGCGTATCGGCGAATATCCGCCCTGTACGTGTGGAGGCGATGTTCGATGGCGGTCCGGGCGGTCCCGTCCTGTCGGACCATGATGCTTTCCTCGTCACCTACGAATTACGCTGGCCTCGCACATTTGCGTCCTCTACCCCTTCCGTTCATCCTGCGTGCAGCATTTTCATGTCTGAAGCGTTGTCCGGGGGAGCGCCGGATCGGCGCGGGCGGGACGATTTGGAGACCAAATGA
- the ruvC gene encoding crossover junction endodeoxyribonuclease RuvC, translating to MLILGLDPGLGTTGWGLISADGNRLSHIANGQVKTDAALPLATRLLVLDAALTDLILLHRPDTAAVEEVFVNVNPQSTLKLGQARGVVLLNAARSGMEVGEYAARLVKKSVVGVGNASKDQVHAMVSRLLPGITIAGADAADALAVAITHAHHVATARRIPR from the coding sequence ATGCTGATTCTGGGCCTCGATCCCGGCCTTGGCACCACGGGCTGGGGTTTGATCTCCGCCGACGGCAATCGCCTCAGCCATATCGCCAATGGTCAGGTAAAGACCGATGCCGCCTTGCCGCTGGCCACCCGCCTGCTGGTACTGGATGCGGCGCTCACCGATCTTATCCTGCTCCATCGTCCCGATACGGCGGCGGTCGAGGAGGTGTTCGTCAACGTCAATCCGCAATCCACGCTGAAACTGGGTCAGGCGCGCGGGGTCGTCCTGCTGAACGCCGCCCGATCGGGCATGGAGGTTGGCGAATATGCCGCCCGGCTCGTCAAGAAATCGGTCGTGGGCGTGGGCAATGCCTCAAAAGATCAGGTTCACGCCATGGTGTCTCGCCTGCTGCCGGGCATCACGATCGCCGGGGCAGACGCGGCAGACGCGCTCGCCGTCGCCATCACCCACGCGCATCATGTGGCGACCGCCCGGCGCATTCCACGCTAG
- a CDS encoding YebC/PmpR family DNA-binding transcriptional regulator, whose product MAGHSKFKNIMHRKGAQDKKRSSMFSKLSREITVAAKMGMPDVDMNPRLRLAVNAAKAQSMPKDNIQRAIDKASKGEGENYEEVRYEGYGPGGVAIIVEALTDNRNRTATNVRTAFSKNGGNLGASGAVSHGFDRMGLISYPAGAGDAEAIFEAALEAGAEDVSSNEDEHEIWTAMDALHEVAKALEANLGPAEGAKLAWKPQTSVEVDETNAATLLKLVDTLEDDDDVQTVWGNYEVSDAVMEKLG is encoded by the coding sequence GTGGCCGGCCATAGCAAATTCAAAAATATCATGCACCGCAAGGGCGCGCAGGATAAAAAGCGCTCCTCGATGTTCTCCAAGCTGTCGCGCGAAATCACCGTCGCGGCGAAGATGGGCATGCCCGACGTGGACATGAACCCGCGCCTGCGCCTGGCCGTCAACGCGGCCAAGGCCCAGTCGATGCCCAAGGACAATATCCAGCGCGCAATCGACAAGGCGTCGAAGGGTGAAGGCGAGAATTACGAAGAAGTACGCTACGAGGGCTATGGCCCCGGCGGCGTCGCCATCATCGTCGAGGCGCTGACCGACAACCGCAACCGCACCGCGACCAATGTCCGCACCGCCTTCTCCAAAAATGGCGGCAATCTGGGCGCGTCCGGCGCGGTTAGCCACGGCTTCGACCGGATGGGCCTCATCTCCTACCCCGCCGGCGCGGGTGACGCTGAGGCGATCTTCGAAGCGGCACTGGAAGCTGGCGCGGAAGATGTATCCTCGAACGAGGACGAGCACGAAATCTGGACCGCGATGGATGCCCTCCATGAAGTCGCCAAGGCGCTCGAAGCCAATCTCGGCCCGGCCGAAGGCGCCAAGCTGGCCTGGAAGCCGCAGACCTCGGTTGAAGTCGACGAAACCAATGCCGCGACCCTGCTCAAGCTGGTCGACACACTGGAAGATGATGATGACGTCCAGACCGTCTGGGGCAATTATGAAGTCTCCGACGCGGTGATGGAGAAGCTGGGTTGA
- a CDS encoding DUF1244 domain-containing protein, whose amino-acid sequence MSDAVAATAFRRLVAHLQHRTDVENIDLMGLAGFCRNCLADWVMEADGALTRDQAREIIHGMPFAEWKGKYQGEATPEQLARMKESVAKNADTH is encoded by the coding sequence ATGAGTGACGCCGTGGCCGCAACCGCCTTCCGTCGACTGGTGGCGCATTTGCAGCATCGCACCGATGTGGAAAATATCGACCTGATGGGTCTGGCAGGCTTTTGCCGCAATTGCCTGGCCGATTGGGTGATGGAGGCAGATGGCGCGCTGACCCGCGATCAGGCCCGCGAAATAATCCACGGGATGCCCTTTGCTGAATGGAAAGGCAAATATCAGGGCGAAGCGACACCAGAACAGCTCGCCCGAATGAAAGAGAGTGTGGCGAAGAACGCCGACACGCACTAG
- a CDS encoding helix-turn-helix domain-containing protein yields the protein MANERPVYMGPRLRQLRRELGLTQADMAADLEISASYVALLERNQRPLTADMLLRLARTYRMDMAELAGDGGAEQTARLQAVLKDPMFGDIDLPSLASADVAVNYPGITEALLRVYTAYQEEHLALADRGTGGEDVEDAADPVAESRRFLAARRNSFPLLDDAAEKLAGAVADAGGAAGWLKAIHNLRVRRLPSEVMAGSMRRLDKHRDAVLLDDGLDGASQSFQLALQIVYLEMRRTIDALLKDGQFASQEGERLTRRALASYAAAALLMPYGAFAKAVEAKQYDVEALARQFGTSFEQTAHRLTTLQKPGQERVPFFFLRVDQAGNVSKRLDGAGFPFARHGGSCPLWSVHRVFETPRRIVTQWLELPDGQRFFSIARTVTAGGGAWGAAKVERAIALCCAAEHAGRLIYTHGEGEAPSSPSAPTPIGVTCRLCHRSACMARSAPPIGRSMLPDDVRRTHAPFGFADG from the coding sequence ATGGCCAATGAACGTCCAGTCTATATGGGGCCACGCCTGCGCCAGTTGCGCCGGGAATTGGGGTTGACGCAGGCCGACATGGCCGCTGATCTTGAGATTTCGGCCAGCTATGTGGCGTTGCTGGAGCGTAACCAGCGACCGTTGACCGCCGACATGCTGCTACGCCTCGCGCGCACCTATCGCATGGATATGGCTGAACTGGCGGGTGATGGCGGCGCGGAGCAGACCGCCCGGTTGCAGGCGGTTTTGAAAGATCCGATGTTCGGCGATATCGACCTGCCCTCGCTCGCCAGCGCCGACGTCGCGGTCAATTATCCCGGCATCACGGAGGCGCTGTTGCGGGTCTATACCGCCTATCAGGAGGAGCATCTGGCGCTTGCCGACCGGGGAACGGGGGGTGAGGATGTCGAGGATGCAGCCGATCCGGTTGCTGAATCGCGGCGCTTTCTGGCGGCGCGGCGCAACAGTTTTCCCCTGCTGGACGATGCGGCGGAGAAGCTGGCGGGGGCTGTGGCGGACGCCGGGGGCGCGGCGGGGTGGTTGAAGGCGATCCATAATCTGCGCGTGCGACGGCTGCCGTCGGAGGTGATGGCGGGGTCGATGCGGCGACTGGACAAGCATCGCGATGCGGTGCTGCTGGACGATGGGCTGGACGGGGCTAGCCAGTCGTTCCAGTTGGCGCTCCAAATCGTCTATCTGGAGATGCGTCGGACGATCGACGCGCTGCTGAAGGACGGGCAGTTTGCTAGCCAGGAGGGCGAGCGGCTGACCCGGCGGGCGCTGGCCAGCTATGCCGCCGCCGCGCTGCTGATGCCCTATGGAGCCTTCGCCAAGGCGGTCGAGGCAAAGCAATATGATGTGGAGGCCCTGGCCCGGCAATTCGGCACCAGCTTCGAACAGACCGCGCATCGACTGACCACGCTCCAGAAGCCGGGGCAGGAGCGGGTGCCCTTCTTCTTCCTGCGGGTCGATCAGGCGGGCAATGTCAGCAAAAGGCTGGACGGCGCTGGCTTTCCTTTCGCCCGCCATGGCGGGTCATGCCCGCTCTGGTCCGTGCATCGGGTGTTCGAGACGCCCCGGCGGATCGTCACCCAATGGCTGGAGCTGCCGGACGGCCAGCGCTTCTTTTCGATCGCGCGGACGGTGACGGCGGGCGGTGGGGCATGGGGGGCGGCGAAGGTAGAACGGGCGATCGCCCTATGCTGTGCCGCCGAGCATGCCGGGCGGCTAATCTATACGCACGGGGAAGGGGAGGCGCCTTCGTCCCCGTCTGCCCCGACACCCATCGGAGTCACCTGTCGCCTGTGTCATCGCAGCGCCTGCATGGCACGTTCCGCGCCGCCGATCGGCCGGTCGATGCTGCCCGACGATGTGCGACGGACGCATGCGCCCTTTGGCTTTGCGGACGGATGA
- the ykgO gene encoding type B 50S ribosomal protein L36, with product MKIRNSLKSLKDRHRDNRVIRRRGRTYVINKTNRRFKARQG from the coding sequence ATGAAGATCCGCAACTCGCTTAAGTCGCTCAAGGACCGTCACCGGGACAACCGCGTGATCCGTCGTCGCGGCCGCACCTACGTCATCAACAAGACCAACCGCCGCTTCAAGGCTCGCCAGGGCTAA
- the rdgB gene encoding RdgB/HAM1 family non-canonical purine NTP pyrophosphatase produces the protein MSDDFGQEQAIRKLKPGKLVIASHNPGKIHEIAALLGPYGIEPISAADLDLPEPEETGTTFIANAELKAMQAADLSGLPALADDSGLSVEALGGDPGLFSARWAGESKDFGVAMQRVWTNVEAKGPEVGHDAHFVCALALAWPDGHVEAFEGRVDGVIVWPPRGDQGFGYDPMFQPNGHDISFGEMAPDKKHAMSHRADAFAKLVAAVF, from the coding sequence ATGAGCGACGATTTCGGACAGGAGCAGGCAATCCGCAAACTCAAGCCGGGCAAGCTAGTGATCGCCAGCCATAATCCCGGCAAGATACACGAAATCGCGGCGCTGCTCGGCCCCTATGGAATCGAGCCGATTTCCGCTGCGGACCTGGATCTGCCCGAACCGGAGGAAACCGGCACCACCTTCATCGCCAACGCAGAGTTGAAGGCGATGCAGGCCGCCGATCTGTCCGGCCTGCCCGCCCTTGCCGACGACAGCGGCCTTTCTGTGGAAGCGCTGGGCGGCGACCCCGGCCTCTTCTCCGCCCGCTGGGCCGGGGAATCCAAGGATTTCGGCGTCGCCATGCAGCGTGTCTGGACCAATGTGGAGGCCAAGGGGCCAGAGGTCGGCCATGACGCCCATTTCGTCTGCGCCCTCGCCCTCGCCTGGCCCGACGGCCATGTCGAAGCCTTTGAAGGCCGCGTCGATGGCGTCATCGTCTGGCCTCCGCGTGGCGATCAGGGCTTTGGCTATGATCCGATGTTCCAGCCCAATGGCCATGATATCAGCTTCGGCGAAATGGCCCCGGACAAGAAGCACGCGATGAGCCATCGCGCGGATGCCTTCGCCAAGCTGGTGGCGGCGGTTTTTTGA
- a CDS encoding isocitrate lyase, whose translation MAYQDEITRTQQLIGSQNGTWDGINAESVARMKLQNRFNSGLDIARYTAAIMRRDMAAYDLDPANYTQSLGCWHGFIGQQKMIAIKKHFGTTKQKYLYLSGWMVAALRSDFGPLPDQSMHEKTSVPALIEELYTFLKQADARELGMLFRDLDKAREEGNEVEAQRLTHAIDNYETHVVPIIADIDAGFGNAEATYLLAKKMIEAGACALQIENQVSDEKQCGHQDGKVTVPHEDFLAKVRACRYAFLELGIDDGIIVTRTDSLGAGLTKQIAVSKEPGDIGDQYNSFLDCEEIDPATARNGDVILNRDGKLLRPKRLPSNLFQFREGTGADRCVLDCITSLQNGADLLWIETEKPHIEQIASMVDRIREVIPNAKLVYNNSPSFNWTLNFRQQVFDAYVEAGKDVSAYDRARLMSADYDATDLGREADEKIRTFQRDAAARAGIFHHLITLPTYHTAALSTDNLAKEYFGEAGMLGYVEGVQRKEIRQGIACVKHQNMSGSDIGDDHKDYFAGEAALKAGGTHNTMNQFAA comes from the coding sequence ATGGCCTATCAGGACGAAATCACCCGCACGCAGCAACTGATCGGCAGCCAGAACGGCACCTGGGACGGCATCAACGCCGAATCCGTCGCGCGCATGAAACTCCAGAACCGCTTCAACAGCGGCCTCGACATCGCGCGTTATACTGCCGCGATCATGCGCCGCGACATGGCCGCCTATGATCTGGACCCGGCCAACTACACCCAGTCGCTCGGTTGCTGGCACGGCTTCATCGGTCAGCAGAAGATGATCGCTATCAAGAAGCATTTCGGCACGACCAAGCAGAAATATCTGTATCTGTCGGGCTGGATGGTCGCCGCGCTGCGCTCCGACTTCGGTCCGCTGCCCGACCAGTCGATGCACGAAAAGACCAGCGTTCCGGCGCTGATCGAGGAACTCTACACCTTTCTGAAGCAGGCCGATGCCCGCGAACTGGGCATGCTATTCCGCGACCTCGACAAGGCGCGTGAGGAAGGCAACGAGGTCGAGGCCCAGCGCCTGACCCACGCCATCGACAATTATGAAACCCATGTCGTTCCCATCATCGCGGACATCGACGCGGGCTTCGGCAACGCCGAGGCGACCTATCTGCTCGCCAAGAAGATGATCGAGGCTGGCGCCTGCGCGCTCCAGATCGAAAATCAGGTCAGCGATGAAAAGCAGTGCGGCCATCAGGACGGCAAGGTCACCGTCCCGCATGAGGACTTCCTCGCTAAAGTCCGCGCCTGCCGCTATGCCTTTCTGGAACTGGGCATCGACGATGGCATCATCGTCACCCGCACGGACTCGCTCGGCGCGGGCCTGACCAAGCAAATCGCGGTCAGCAAGGAACCCGGCGACATTGGCGACCAGTATAACAGCTTCCTTGATTGCGAAGAGATCGACCCAGCGACCGCCCGCAACGGCGATGTCATCCTGAACCGTGACGGCAAGCTGCTGCGCCCCAAGCGCCTGCCCAGCAACCTGTTCCAGTTCCGCGAAGGCACAGGCGCGGACCGCTGCGTCCTCGACTGCATCACCTCGCTTCAGAACGGCGCGGACCTGCTGTGGATCGAGACGGAAAAGCCGCATATCGAACAGATCGCCTCGATGGTCGACCGCATCCGCGAAGTCATCCCCAATGCGAAGCTGGTCTACAACAACTCGCCAAGCTTCAACTGGACTCTGAACTTCCGCCAGCAAGTCTTTGATGCCTATGTCGAAGCAGGCAAGGATGTCAGCGCCTATGATCGCGCCCGGTTGATGAGCGCCGATTATGACGCCACCGATCTGGGTCGGGAAGCGGACGAGAAGATCCGTACTTTCCAGCGCGATGCGGCGGCACGGGCGGGCATCTTCCACCACCTCATCACCCTGCCCACCTATCACACGGCAGCACTCAGCACCGACAATCTCGCCAAGGAATATTTCGGCGAGGCCGGGATGCTGGGCTATGTCGAGGGCGTCCAGCGCAAGGAAATCCGGCAGGGCATCGCCTGCGTGAAGCACCAGAATATGTCGGGCAGCGACATTGGCGACGATCACAAGGATTATTTCGCCGGTGAAGCCGCATTGAAGGCAGGCGGCACCCACAACACTATGAACCAGTTCGCAGCGTAA